One window from the genome of Marinobacter sp. es.048 encodes:
- a CDS encoding lysophospholipid acyltransferase family protein yields the protein MSPLTESATLLRRAGVVLGSVGLTALFSLLVLLRALFGRLNRPIVDQYCREWSASLLRLVRASLTVRGHVPDFGDGRRYIIMCTHASHYDIPVTFVSLPGSIRMLAKKELFSIPLLGQAMRAAEFPSVDRSNRQRAVRDLEKARAMMESGIVLWAAPEGTRSPDGKLLPFKKGCFHLALDTEAVIVPVAVRGIHQVLPARTWQINLGQPVDVRVGEPLETVGKTKADLDEVMTEVRSRLTELLGDGEAG from the coding sequence ATGAGCCCTCTAACGGAGTCGGCGACGCTGCTCCGCAGGGCTGGCGTTGTCCTTGGCAGTGTAGGGTTGACCGCACTCTTCTCCCTGCTGGTTTTGCTGAGAGCGCTCTTTGGCAGGCTGAACCGGCCCATCGTTGATCAATACTGTCGTGAGTGGTCCGCATCGCTGTTACGGTTGGTTCGTGCCAGCCTGACTGTGCGCGGGCATGTGCCGGATTTTGGCGATGGTCGGCGCTACATCATCATGTGCACCCATGCCAGCCACTATGACATCCCGGTCACCTTTGTGTCGTTGCCGGGCTCGATTCGTATGCTGGCGAAAAAGGAGTTGTTCAGTATTCCTCTGCTGGGACAGGCCATGCGTGCCGCAGAATTCCCCTCAGTGGACCGATCCAATAGGCAACGTGCGGTCAGAGACCTGGAGAAGGCCCGGGCGATGATGGAAAGCGGAATCGTGCTCTGGGCCGCGCCCGAAGGGACCCGTTCACCGGACGGTAAGCTTTTGCCATTCAAGAAAGGCTGTTTTCACCTGGCGCTGGATACCGAGGCGGTGATTGTGCCCGTGGCCGTGCGGGGCATCCACCAGGTGTTGCCGGCCCGGACCTGGCAAATCAACCTGGGCCAGCCGGTGGACGTCCGGGTGGGCGAGCCGCTGGAAACGGTCGGCAAGACCAAAGCCGACCTTGATGAGGTGATGACCGAGGTGCGCTCAAGGTTGACCGAGTTATTGGGAGACGGTGAAGCCGGTTAA
- a CDS encoding metallophosphoesterase — MTARARTPENQDELLEYRLSLRLGPVHARQRLGIEREAEAKVFGQDHSSFHLENWATAPGFIRTCLRMVGLWGRGQSNSRRLSTADNRFNVPGLPEAFEGFRILHLTDLHVDMDEANLQAVLRQIEPLDYDLCVLTGDYRKLTWGPIEGALDGMARLRDGIKGKPYAVLGNHDSVRMVPALEDMGYQLLMNEMAPIERDGQTLYLAGVDDAHFFRVHNLHQAGDKIPAGGTSILLSHTPEIWREAAHAGYDVFLCGHTHGGQICLPGGIPVTLDSDCPRTLGRGYWRMNGMQGYTSPGSGTSVVNVRLNCPPEVTLHTLTRRPD, encoded by the coding sequence ATGACGGCAAGGGCTCGCACACCGGAAAACCAGGATGAGCTCCTGGAATACCGCCTGAGTCTGAGGCTCGGCCCTGTTCACGCCCGCCAGAGGCTCGGCATTGAACGGGAAGCTGAAGCGAAGGTATTCGGGCAGGATCACAGCTCCTTCCATCTGGAAAATTGGGCCACGGCGCCCGGCTTTATCCGTACCTGCCTGCGCATGGTCGGCCTCTGGGGCCGGGGCCAGAGCAACAGCCGGCGCCTGAGCACCGCCGATAATCGTTTCAACGTTCCCGGCCTGCCGGAAGCCTTTGAGGGCTTTCGCATTCTGCACCTGACCGATCTGCACGTGGACATGGACGAAGCGAACCTGCAGGCGGTGTTGCGCCAGATAGAACCACTGGATTACGACTTGTGCGTGTTAACCGGCGATTACCGGAAACTGACCTGGGGCCCGATCGAAGGCGCCCTGGACGGCATGGCGCGGCTACGGGATGGCATAAAAGGCAAGCCTTACGCGGTGCTCGGTAACCACGACAGCGTTCGCATGGTACCGGCGTTGGAGGACATGGGTTACCAGCTGCTGATGAATGAAATGGCGCCCATTGAACGCGATGGTCAGACACTGTATCTGGCAGGCGTAGACGATGCCCACTTCTTCAGGGTCCACAACCTGCATCAGGCGGGGGACAAGATCCCGGCGGGAGGCACCAGCATCCTGCTCAGCCATACGCCGGAGATCTGGCGCGAGGCTGCCCATGCCGGCTACGACGTCTTTCTCTGCGGCCACACACACGGCGGCCAGATCTGCCTGCCGGGCGGTATACCGGTGACTCTCGACTCTGACTGCCCGCGAACGCTCGGGCGAGGCTACTGGCGGATGAACGGCATGCAGGGCTACACTTCACCCGGCTCGGGCACTTCTGTCGTTAACGTTCGGCTGAACTGTCCGCCGGAAGTAACGCTTCACACGCTGACCCGCAGACCGGATTAA
- a CDS encoding class II fumarate hydratase codes for MSEFRTETDSLGDVQVPADALWGAQTQRAVENFPVSGQPMPQAFIAAVAQIKRAAAEANTSLGLLDNDLRDAISQACEDLVKGESADQFPVDRYQTGSGTSTNMNVNEVIASIARNAGFEVHPNDHVNMSQSSNDVIPTAIHVSAVIAAKEKLLPALSHLCGVIYEQEAAFSSQVKTGRTHLMDAMPVTLGQELKTWREQLLAVEKRVEAAADELLAVPQGGTAVGTGINALPEFSGQFVKFLRANTGYPFTSLDHKFTGQSAVDAPVALSAQLRGAAIVLTKIANDLRWMNSGPIHGLAEISLPALQPGSSIMPGKVNPVIPESVAMVGAQVMGLDSAVAIAGQSGNFQLNVMLPLVGGNLLDMTDLLSNAAIMLADKAIKDFTANADNLNAGVGKNPVLVTALNPEIGYSLAADIAKEAYKTGRPVIDVAEERSGLSRERLEELMDPLKLTRGGIA; via the coding sequence ATGAGCGAATTCAGAACGGAAACCGACAGCCTCGGGGACGTCCAGGTACCTGCTGATGCGCTCTGGGGCGCGCAAACCCAGCGTGCGGTGGAAAACTTCCCGGTCAGTGGCCAGCCGATGCCCCAGGCGTTTATTGCCGCCGTTGCCCAGATCAAGCGAGCAGCGGCCGAAGCCAATACCAGTCTGGGACTGCTGGACAACGATCTGCGGGATGCGATTTCCCAGGCTTGCGAAGACCTGGTGAAGGGCGAGTCCGCGGATCAGTTTCCGGTGGACCGTTACCAGACCGGCTCCGGCACCAGCACCAACATGAATGTGAACGAGGTGATTGCCAGTATCGCCCGTAACGCCGGCTTCGAGGTGCACCCGAACGATCACGTGAACATGAGCCAGAGCTCCAACGACGTGATTCCGACGGCCATCCACGTGAGTGCCGTGATTGCAGCCAAGGAAAAACTTCTGCCGGCGCTGTCGCATCTCTGCGGTGTGATCTACGAACAGGAGGCGGCGTTTTCCAGCCAGGTAAAAACCGGTCGCACCCACCTGATGGATGCCATGCCGGTGACCCTCGGCCAGGAACTGAAGACCTGGCGAGAGCAGCTACTGGCGGTGGAAAAACGGGTAGAAGCCGCCGCTGATGAGCTTTTGGCCGTACCCCAAGGCGGTACGGCGGTGGGTACCGGAATTAATGCGCTACCGGAATTTTCCGGCCAGTTCGTCAAGTTCCTGCGCGCCAACACGGGCTATCCGTTTACCTCTCTCGATCACAAATTCACCGGCCAGAGTGCGGTGGATGCTCCGGTGGCGCTGTCCGCGCAATTGCGGGGTGCGGCCATTGTTCTGACCAAGATCGCCAATGACCTGCGCTGGATGAACAGTGGTCCGATTCATGGCCTGGCTGAAATCAGTCTTCCGGCATTGCAGCCGGGGAGCAGCATCATGCCGGGCAAGGTCAATCCGGTTATCCCGGAATCCGTTGCTATGGTCGGCGCCCAGGTGATGGGGCTGGACAGCGCGGTAGCTATCGCTGGTCAGTCCGGCAATTTCCAGCTCAACGTCATGCTCCCGCTGGTGGGCGGTAACCTGCTGGACATGACCGATTTGCTGTCCAATGCGGCCATTATGCTGGCGGATAAAGCGATCAAGGATTTCACGGCCAATGCCGACAATCTGAACGCCGGTGTGGGCAAGAATCCGGTGCTGGTAACCGCGCTGAATCCGGAAATCGGTTACAGCCTGGCGGCAGACATCGCCAAGGAGGCGTATAAAACGGGGCGGCCAGTCATCGATGTGGCGGAAGAGCGCAGTGGCCTGAGCCGCGAACGGCTTGAGGAGTTGATGGACCCGCTCAAGCTGACCCGGGGCGGTATCGCCTGA
- the chrA gene encoding chromate efflux transporter produces MAASPGDEELSSWQIFLLFLWLGLTSFGGPAAHLGFFHDEFVKRRRWLSDSAFGEVVALCQLLPGPASSQVGLTIGFLRGHYRGAFAAWLGFTLPSALIMIAFALGLSAWPEAGSGGWIHGLKLFVVAVVAQAVWQMGRTLCPDRPRIAMALLVAVSLLVMGETWMQILALAIAGAVGSFLGLGSGAASEPLRVPLQSRKPALFAVTFVALLLLSFLPRATGSIGWIGAELYRAGALVFGGGHVVLPWLQEGFVASGAMPADTFLAGYGVAQAMPGPLFSFSGFLGGSQAGAIGGVIAVMAVFLPGTLLVFAGLPLWSWLREHRRARSALAGVNAGVVGLLLAALYDPVWTSAVHSAVDLGLVLILWLCLAVWRVPVWLLAPLSALGGVILLP; encoded by the coding sequence ATGGCTGCATCACCAGGCGACGAAGAACTGTCTTCTTGGCAGATTTTCCTGTTGTTCCTCTGGCTAGGGCTGACCTCTTTCGGCGGGCCGGCAGCCCACCTTGGATTTTTTCACGATGAATTCGTGAAGCGTCGGCGGTGGCTCTCAGACAGTGCCTTCGGAGAGGTGGTGGCCCTTTGCCAGTTGCTGCCTGGGCCGGCCTCCAGCCAGGTGGGCCTGACCATCGGGTTTCTCCGTGGCCATTACCGGGGTGCATTCGCGGCGTGGTTGGGTTTTACCCTGCCATCGGCGCTGATCATGATTGCTTTTGCGTTGGGATTGAGTGCCTGGCCCGAGGCCGGCAGTGGCGGCTGGATACACGGCCTCAAGCTGTTTGTTGTGGCGGTGGTGGCTCAGGCGGTCTGGCAGATGGGAAGAACCCTGTGCCCGGACCGGCCCCGAATTGCTATGGCTTTGCTGGTTGCCGTGAGCCTGCTAGTGATGGGCGAAACCTGGATGCAGATACTGGCCCTGGCCATTGCCGGCGCTGTCGGTTCCTTTCTGGGGCTGGGGAGCGGTGCGGCATCTGAACCGCTGCGTGTGCCGCTGCAATCCCGTAAACCTGCGCTTTTTGCCGTGACCTTTGTGGCCCTGCTTCTGCTTTCATTTCTGCCTCGGGCGACGGGCAGTATTGGCTGGATCGGTGCTGAATTGTACCGGGCCGGTGCCCTGGTGTTTGGCGGTGGGCACGTTGTGCTTCCCTGGTTGCAGGAAGGCTTTGTGGCCTCGGGTGCCATGCCGGCGGACACCTTCCTGGCAGGGTATGGTGTTGCCCAGGCTATGCCGGGGCCGCTGTTTTCTTTTTCAGGATTTCTGGGTGGTTCGCAGGCCGGTGCTATCGGCGGTGTGATCGCTGTAATGGCGGTATTCCTGCCGGGAACCCTGCTGGTATTCGCTGGTCTCCCACTATGGAGCTGGCTTCGCGAGCATCGCCGGGCCCGGTCGGCTTTGGCGGGTGTCAATGCGGGGGTGGTGGGGCTGCTGCTCGCGGCCCTCTATGACCCGGTATGGACGTCGGCGGTCCATAGCGCAGTAGACCTGGGGCTGGTATTGATTCTTTGGCTGTGTCTGGCCGTATGGCGGGTTCCGGTGTGGTTGCTGGCGCCCCTGAGCGCGCTGGGCGGGGTGATCCTGCTGCCCTGA
- the mqo gene encoding malate dehydrogenase (quinone), translated as MAVRQADVVLVGGGVMSATLGVMLRQLDPSLDIVMVERLDHVAHESTDGWNNAGTGHAGYCELNYTPETDDGDVTIDRALQINAQFEVSLQLWSYLVEQGILPEPSSFINCTPHQSFVWGEKDVAFLKRRYERLSAHHLFRDMEYTESPKDLEEWMPLIVNNRDPMQRVAATRIKHGSDVDFGSLTRSMVKWLETQPNFELMLSSPVHYIDQRDNGRWKIRVKNQKTGELTKLETGFVFLGAGGGALPLLQKSGIEEARGYGGFPVSGQWLVCGKPDIVQQHDSKVYGKAPIGAPPMSVPHLDTRIINGEPALLFGPFAGFTTRFLKQGSIFDLIGSVKPTNLKPMLSVSKSNMDLTRYLIGEVFQSHSDRVASLRNFFPDAMEEDWQLRMAGQRVQIIKQIDGGGGKLEFGTEIVAAKDGTLAALLGASPGASTAANAMINVIERCFPEKIKTPEWQERMKELIPSYGQSLVEDEALLTKVRERTLSTLKLG; from the coding sequence ATGGCCGTTAGACAGGCAGACGTAGTGCTGGTCGGAGGTGGCGTCATGAGCGCCACTCTCGGCGTGATGCTCAGGCAGCTTGATCCGTCCCTGGACATCGTCATGGTGGAGCGACTCGACCACGTTGCCCATGAGAGCACAGACGGATGGAATAACGCAGGTACCGGGCACGCCGGGTACTGTGAGCTTAACTACACTCCCGAAACCGACGATGGCGATGTGACCATCGATCGTGCCCTGCAGATCAACGCCCAGTTTGAGGTGTCCCTGCAGCTCTGGTCCTACCTGGTGGAGCAGGGCATCCTGCCAGAGCCATCCAGCTTTATTAACTGTACGCCGCACCAGAGTTTTGTCTGGGGCGAGAAAGATGTGGCCTTCCTCAAACGCCGCTACGAGCGCCTGAGCGCCCACCATCTGTTCCGCGACATGGAATACACCGAGTCCCCGAAGGATCTCGAAGAATGGATGCCCCTGATCGTCAATAACCGGGATCCGATGCAGCGGGTTGCCGCCACCCGGATCAAGCATGGGTCGGATGTCGATTTCGGTTCCCTGACCCGCAGCATGGTCAAGTGGCTGGAAACCCAGCCGAATTTCGAGCTGATGCTGAGCTCACCGGTGCATTACATCGACCAGCGGGATAATGGCCGCTGGAAGATCCGGGTCAAGAACCAGAAGACGGGCGAGCTGACCAAGCTGGAGACCGGCTTCGTGTTTCTCGGCGCCGGTGGTGGCGCTCTGCCGTTGCTGCAGAAGTCCGGGATTGAGGAAGCCCGCGGCTACGGTGGTTTCCCGGTCAGCGGTCAGTGGCTGGTGTGTGGCAAGCCGGACATCGTTCAGCAGCACGATTCCAAGGTCTACGGGAAGGCGCCGATCGGCGCGCCGCCAATGTCGGTACCACACCTGGATACCCGGATCATCAATGGCGAGCCGGCACTGCTGTTTGGTCCCTTTGCCGGTTTCACCACCCGCTTCCTCAAGCAGGGCTCTATCTTTGATCTGATTGGTTCGGTGAAGCCCACCAACCTGAAGCCAATGCTCTCGGTGAGCAAGAGCAACATGGACCTGACCCGTTATCTGATCGGAGAAGTGTTCCAGTCGCACAGTGACCGGGTGGCATCTTTGCGCAACTTCTTCCCGGACGCCATGGAAGAGGACTGGCAGCTGCGTATGGCCGGCCAGCGTGTGCAGATCATCAAGCAGATCGATGGCGGCGGTGGCAAGCTCGAGTTCGGCACTGAAATTGTGGCCGCCAAGGATGGAACACTGGCCGCGCTGCTCGGTGCTTCCCCGGGAGCATCCACTGCAGCCAATGCCATGATCAACGTCATCGAGCGTTGTTTCCCGGAGAAGATCAAGACTCCGGAGTGGCAGGAGCGCATGAAAGAGCTGATACCGTCCTATGGCCAATCGCTCGTTGAAGACGAAGCGCTTCTGACCAAAGTGCGTGAAAGGACCTTGTCGACCCTGAAATTGGGCTGA
- the msrA gene encoding peptide-methionine (S)-S-oxide reductase MsrA, protein MTTSCSIPGLNVPRSRFPDPEQDLPAAGGEQRVVLAGGCFWCVEAVFLAINGVSSVESGYAGGHASSANYEAVCSGTTGHAEVVDVHYDPAKVSFGELLKVFFSVAHDPTQLNRQGNDRGTQYRSAVFYETAEQRRVAESYIHQLNQAEVYPDPIVTTLEPLEAFYPAEAYHQNFAARNPYQPYIMAVAAPKMEKLVDSYPDRLKPEFTDNDAGSTA, encoded by the coding sequence ATGACGACATCATGCAGTATCCCGGGTCTCAACGTTCCCCGCAGCCGTTTCCCCGATCCCGAGCAGGATCTGCCAGCGGCGGGGGGTGAACAGCGGGTTGTGCTGGCCGGCGGCTGTTTCTGGTGTGTCGAGGCGGTTTTCCTGGCCATTAATGGGGTAAGCAGCGTTGAGTCGGGGTACGCCGGCGGTCACGCCAGTTCCGCCAATTATGAAGCTGTATGCTCAGGTACTACAGGTCACGCCGAAGTTGTGGATGTCCACTATGATCCAGCCAAGGTGAGCTTTGGCGAGCTGCTAAAGGTGTTCTTCTCGGTTGCTCATGATCCCACTCAGCTGAATCGCCAGGGCAATGACCGGGGTACCCAGTATCGCTCTGCCGTGTTTTATGAGACTGCGGAGCAGCGGCGGGTGGCTGAGTCGTACATCCACCAGCTCAATCAGGCCGAGGTATATCCGGATCCGATTGTGACCACGCTGGAGCCGCTCGAGGCGTTTTACCCGGCTGAGGCGTATCACCAGAATTTTGCCGCCCGGAACCCCTACCAGCCATACATCATGGCCGTGGCTGCGCCGAAAATGGAAAAACTCGTAGACAGTTATCCTGATCGCTTGAAGCCGGAATTCACAGACAACGACGCAGGCAGCACCGCCTGA
- a CDS encoding calcium/sodium antiporter, which produces MLMAFGAIIAGLVLLVWSADKFVEGAAATAKHLGMPTLLIGMVIIGFGTSAPELAVSAMAASDGNPGLALGNGYGSNITNIALIVGLTAVIAPIAVHSQVIRKELPLLIGLTLIAGVQLLDGQLSRLDGWVLLAVFAAVMGWSIYQGLRGKADPLAGDADAEIIAHPMPLKIAIIWLVIGLILLVVSSRLLVWGAVTIAQSLGVSDLVIGLTIVAIGTSLPELASALAAVKKNEHDLILGNILGSGIFNTLAVVGLAAVIEPLAVDPEVLYRDWTLMLALTVGLFLMGYGLTGWRKLVSRVDGGILVLIYVAYTGYLLSTVVAASTA; this is translated from the coding sequence ATGCTCATGGCATTTGGCGCAATCATCGCCGGCCTGGTACTACTGGTCTGGAGTGCCGACAAATTTGTGGAGGGCGCTGCGGCGACCGCCAAACATCTGGGCATGCCCACCCTGCTGATCGGCATGGTGATTATCGGTTTCGGCACCTCAGCCCCGGAACTGGCGGTGTCTGCCATGGCCGCTTCGGACGGCAACCCCGGACTGGCCCTTGGTAACGGGTACGGCTCGAACATTACCAACATTGCGCTGATTGTTGGCCTGACAGCCGTTATCGCGCCCATCGCCGTGCACTCTCAGGTCATCCGCAAGGAACTGCCGCTGCTCATTGGACTCACCCTGATTGCCGGGGTTCAACTGTTGGACGGGCAACTCTCGCGCCTGGACGGCTGGGTACTACTCGCTGTCTTCGCTGCGGTTATGGGCTGGTCGATCTATCAGGGTCTCAGGGGCAAGGCAGACCCACTGGCCGGTGATGCCGACGCCGAAATCATCGCCCACCCAATGCCCCTGAAAATCGCCATTATCTGGCTGGTGATTGGTCTGATACTGCTGGTTGTCAGCTCCCGCTTGCTGGTGTGGGGCGCTGTTACCATTGCCCAGAGCCTTGGGGTCAGCGATCTGGTCATCGGCCTGACCATCGTTGCCATTGGCACCTCCCTGCCGGAGCTTGCCTCCGCACTGGCAGCCGTCAAAAAGAACGAGCACGACCTTATTCTCGGTAACATTCTGGGATCGGGCATCTTCAATACCCTGGCCGTGGTGGGCCTTGCGGCCGTTATTGAACCGCTCGCGGTGGATCCAGAAGTACTTTACCGGGACTGGACTCTGATGCTGGCGTTAACGGTGGGCCTGTTTTTGATGGGCTATGGCCTTACCGGGTGGCGCAAACTGGTGAGCCGGGTAGATGGCGGCATACTGGTACTGATATACGTGGCCTACACTGGCTACCTGCTGTCTACAGTGGTAGCCGCCAGCACCGCGTAA
- a CDS encoding CDP-archaeol synthase, which translates to MLIILELFVMLVLANGTPMVAAGLLKNRWSAPVDGGILWSDGRPVFGESKTWRGVVSGALACGLFALVTGLGFVFGLLFGLLGLGGDLLSSFIKRRMGLASSARAVGLDQIPEALLPMLLAMWWLPVSLWVVLIVVVVFTLSNIFGSPLLYRLGIRRQPH; encoded by the coding sequence TTGCTGATCATCCTGGAGCTGTTTGTGATGCTAGTGCTGGCCAACGGTACGCCGATGGTTGCTGCCGGGCTGCTGAAAAACCGCTGGTCGGCGCCGGTGGACGGCGGGATATTGTGGTCCGATGGCCGTCCCGTATTTGGTGAAAGCAAAACCTGGCGGGGTGTTGTATCCGGTGCACTGGCCTGCGGGCTCTTTGCCCTGGTGACCGGGCTGGGATTCGTTTTCGGGCTTCTGTTCGGACTGCTGGGGCTGGGAGGAGATCTTCTGAGCAGCTTCATCAAGCGTCGAATGGGATTGGCATCGAGTGCCCGGGCTGTCGGGCTGGATCAGATCCCCGAAGCACTCCTGCCTATGCTGCTGGCGATGTGGTGGCTACCGGTGAGCCTGTGGGTGGTGTTGATTGTGGTGGTTGTTTTCACTCTGTCTAACATTTTTGGTTCACCGCTGCTCTACCGTCTCGGGATCCGTCGGCAGCCCCATTAA
- the msrB gene encoding peptide-methionine (R)-S-oxide reductase MsrB, translating into MGVSAAGYDLTPLSEAQVEEKAADLTSEERRVLLDHGTEHPFCGTLLDNKKAGVYHCRLCDLPLFSSDSKFDSGTGWPSFFQPFDPEHIRYIEDTSLGMTRTEIRCPRCDSHLGHVFPDGPPPTGQRYCLNSVAMVFQENA; encoded by the coding sequence ATGGGAGTTTCCGCTGCAGGTTATGACCTGACACCACTGAGTGAAGCACAGGTTGAGGAGAAAGCTGCCGACCTGACATCGGAAGAACGGCGTGTTCTGCTTGATCACGGCACGGAGCATCCGTTCTGCGGAACCCTGCTGGATAACAAGAAGGCCGGGGTCTACCACTGTCGGCTTTGCGATCTGCCGCTGTTCAGCTCGGATTCGAAGTTCGACTCGGGAACGGGCTGGCCAAGCTTCTTCCAGCCTTTCGATCCGGAACACATCCGGTACATCGAGGATACTAGCTTGGGCATGACCCGTACCGAAATACGCTGTCCCCGTTGCGACAGCCACCTGGGCCATGTCTTTCCGGACGGCCCCCCGCCAACCGGGCAGCGCTACTGTCTGAACTCGGTAGCCATGGTGTTTCAGGAAAACGCCTGA
- the nhaD gene encoding sodium:proton antiporter NhaD, whose protein sequence is MSALDAFLIILAVLALLGVIFEEIIHINKAKVTLFFGTMSWMLLFLFSDNADETSAISAGLSESIAEIAGLWLFLVAAMTFVAYLNKKGMIENVIYLIMPKQVSERRLLFLTGLFCFIFSSLADNITATLVSCSLILSLDLELKKRIQFITLVVFAVNSGGVSLITGDVTTLMIFLAEKVEILTLLTLAIPASITVFILAVFLSRGLTGTVTLRSNNTPVRRVDAVISGLFLLTILSTIAGNALFGIPPVLTFLFGLSIMFLVSRFMSDDSDLDPILEYIRIIEFETLLFFLGILLLVGMLKEIHALDSLVAVYDILPPLYANYLMGIFSAVIDNVPLTAALLKAGIDMSPGEWMGLTYAVGVGGSLLVIGSAAGIVAMSKIPGLTFAAYMRYLAHLLVAYTLGYAGVFMLGRFIH, encoded by the coding sequence ATGTCTGCCCTTGATGCGTTTCTGATTATTCTCGCGGTTCTGGCGCTGTTGGGCGTCATATTTGAAGAGATCATCCACATTAACAAGGCCAAGGTAACGCTGTTCTTTGGCACCATGAGCTGGATGCTGCTCTTCCTGTTCAGTGATAACGCCGATGAAACGTCTGCCATTTCCGCCGGCCTTTCCGAAAGCATTGCCGAAATCGCGGGACTATGGCTGTTTCTTGTCGCAGCCATGACCTTTGTCGCCTACCTGAACAAGAAAGGTATGATCGAAAACGTGATTTACCTGATCATGCCGAAACAGGTAAGCGAGCGACGGCTACTATTCCTGACCGGTCTTTTTTGTTTCATTTTCTCCTCTTTAGCAGACAATATCACCGCCACTTTAGTCTCATGCTCACTGATTCTGTCGCTGGATCTGGAGCTGAAAAAGCGTATTCAGTTCATCACTCTGGTGGTGTTTGCGGTCAACTCAGGTGGCGTTTCCCTGATCACCGGCGACGTTACTACCTTGATGATTTTCCTGGCAGAAAAGGTGGAAATACTGACCCTGCTGACCCTGGCGATCCCGGCCTCGATTACGGTTTTCATCCTTGCAGTTTTCCTCTCGCGAGGGCTCACAGGAACCGTGACACTGCGCTCCAACAACACCCCGGTGCGACGGGTGGACGCGGTCATCAGCGGACTGTTTTTGTTAACAATCCTGAGCACCATTGCCGGCAATGCCCTGTTCGGAATTCCACCGGTTCTGACCTTTTTGTTCGGCTTGTCCATCATGTTCCTGGTTTCGCGCTTCATGAGCGACGACTCCGATCTGGACCCGATTCTCGAATACATCCGTATCATCGAGTTTGAGACCCTGCTGTTCTTTCTGGGGATCCTGCTGCTGGTGGGCATGCTCAAGGAGATTCACGCGCTGGATTCGCTGGTAGCCGTTTACGATATCCTGCCGCCGCTCTATGCCAATTACCTGATGGGTATCTTCTCGGCCGTGATCGATAACGTGCCGCTGACGGCAGCACTGCTGAAAGCCGGCATCGATATGAGCCCCGGCGAATGGATGGGGCTGACCTACGCGGTGGGCGTGGGCGGATCGCTTCTTGTGATAGGTTCAGCCGCCGGCATCGTTGCGATGAGCAAAATCCCGGGGCTGACCTTTGCGGCCTATATGCGGTATCTTGCACACCTTCTGGTGGCCTACACCCTTGGCTATGCCGGGGTTTTCATGCTCGGACGTTTCATTCACTGA